A part of Synchiropus splendidus isolate RoL2022-P1 chromosome 19, RoL_Sspl_1.0, whole genome shotgun sequence genomic DNA contains:
- the mettl2a gene encoding tRNA N(3)-methylcytidine methyltransferase METTL2 — protein MAVVHAVEEVERIGSDSGLDLSISSTSEDKRPQFGTRFLTDPRQVFQHNAWDNVEWTEEQEAAAAKKVQENSQPLPLEKQEDYDCRANEYWNDFYTIHENRFFKDRHWLFTEFPELAPQPGPCPEPVACQRQQEDLSRGVSDLSLSDTDFPGSSASYRILEVGCGVGNTVFPILKTNNDPGLFVYCCDFSSTAVELVKTNTEYDGERCFAFVHDLSDDQAAYPMKDGTLDVIVLIFVLSALHPDKMQESIRRLARLLKPGGVMLLRDYGRYDMAQLRFKKGRCLSENFYVRGDGTRVYFFTQDELHSMFTDAGLEKVQNLVDRRLQVNRGKQLTMYRVWIQCKYRKGDTQAQETQS, from the exons ATGGCGGTTGTCCACGCAGTGGAAGAAGTGGAGAGAATCGGGAGCGATTCCGGGCTGGATCTCTCTATTTCCTCCACTTCGGAAGACAAGAGACCGCAGTTTGGCACTCGCTTCCTCACAGATCCGCGGCAGGTGTTCCAGCACAACGCTTG GGATAATGTGGAGTGGACTGAAGAacaagaagcagctgctgccaaGAAAGTCCAGGAAAACAGTCAACCGCTGCCTCTGGAGAAACAAG AGGACTACGACTGCCGAGCCAACGAGTACTGGAACGACTTCTACACCATACATGAAAACCGCTTCTTCAAAGATCGCCACTGGCTCTTCACTGAGTTTCCCGAGCTAGCGCCTCAACCAGGTCCCTGCCCGGAGCCGGTCGCATGTCAGAGACAGCAGGAGGACCTGAGCAGAGGGGTCAGCGATCTGTCCCTCAGTGACACTGACTTCCCAGGATCCTCTGCTTCATACAGGATCCTTGAG GTCGGCTGTGGTGTTGGCAACACCGTGTTTCCAATCCTGAAGACCAACAA TGACCCGGGCCTCTTTGTTTACTGCTGTGATTTCTCCAGCACAGCCGTGGAGCTGGTCAAG ACGAATACTGAGTACGACGGCGAACgctgctttgcttttgttcacgACTTGAGTGATGATCAGGCGGCGTACCCAATGAAGGACGGAACTCTTGACGTCATCGTGCTCATTTTTGTCCTGTCAGCTCTGCATCCTGACAA GATGCAGGAGTCCATCAGGAGACTAGCCAGGCTGCTGAAGCCAGGTGGAGTGATGCTGCTCAGGGACTACGGGCGCTACGATATGGCCCAGCTGCGCTTCAAAAAAG GACGGTGTCTATCAGAGAACTTCTATGTGCGTGGTGATGGAACAAGAGTGTACTTCTTCACTCAAG ATGAGCTCCATAGCATGTTCACGGATGCCGGACTTGAGAAAGTGCAAAACCTTGTGGATCGAAGGCTGCAGGTGAACAGAGGGAAACAG